From a single Lewinella sp. LCG006 genomic region:
- a CDS encoding RND family transporter, whose product MVPTNIFQRSLLSIIRFRWFIAALLLLLTIAGALSTAVNLRINNAISIWFLEDNADYQDYLQFQQERGSDEIIIAMLPVKEALKDTAIQLLQALHQQIDSLPNVTATFSLANARYPVYSNKKIYYRPVYQPGRTPEQIDQLLAELPAIKTQLLTSNGKHLFFYVQLNPTDQIEGQRNEIVTGIEDLIYGVAPNARISGQPILNEAFNDTIYKESNFFAVTTVIVILLLLIFLLPHWLYVPIALVAIVVPISILMGAMTGLGYSLNLISMLIPTILMVYSVGDAVHVINIFHQHVKEHPQQARQQQIVEALQKSLKPCFFTTLTTVIGYLALYFSPLPAFKIMGLFTFAGMLLAFVLVYIVTAIGFYWLGSLKLEARVRKINISGMVQRINGWTTHRAPLILALAGFVAIGGIFAAFELEVNTDSLNMLGDGKAKTDLHAIEAKIGGNARFQINIRKRDGETLLNQEDLEKLAAFQQKIDEHPLLATPISIINFKTFLENRRSALAVFNPVNLPNLLEAQPDNANPFFSLFSEDFSEVSIAANVREIKTKQLEELLATIDHDFAQAFDPNDYELQVHGFLALFAQLNQFILQTQFRSFGLAFLMAFVILLYFIGDLKTTLLALIPNLLPIFLTIIVMALFGIALEAANAMLAPIMLGVAMDDTIHLMSKYREQRSAGIPVTGAIDHALNYTGGALFSTTIALVCGFLVVGMSGVISVSTFGLLCAFTVLTALIADIIVLPALLKKSA is encoded by the coding sequence ATGGTTCCTACAAATATATTCCAGCGCAGCCTCCTTTCCATCATCCGATTTCGGTGGTTTATTGCGGCTTTATTGTTGCTCTTAACCATTGCAGGTGCCCTTTCTACCGCCGTCAATTTAAGGATCAATAACGCAATATCGATCTGGTTTTTAGAGGATAATGCGGACTATCAAGATTACTTGCAATTTCAGCAAGAACGAGGATCCGACGAAATCATCATCGCTATGCTTCCTGTGAAGGAAGCACTCAAGGATACTGCCATCCAGCTCCTGCAAGCATTGCACCAGCAGATCGATTCACTCCCTAACGTCACCGCTACTTTTAGTCTGGCCAATGCCCGTTACCCCGTTTATTCGAATAAAAAAATCTACTACCGCCCAGTCTACCAACCTGGCCGCACCCCCGAGCAAATAGATCAACTGCTGGCAGAGCTGCCCGCAATCAAGACACAGTTGTTGACCAGCAATGGCAAACACCTTTTCTTTTATGTCCAACTGAACCCTACTGACCAAATTGAAGGTCAACGCAATGAAATCGTTACGGGCATTGAAGACCTCATCTATGGTGTTGCTCCAAATGCCCGAATTTCGGGTCAGCCCATCCTTAATGAGGCTTTCAATGATACCATCTATAAGGAGAGTAATTTTTTCGCGGTCACTACCGTCATTGTCATCTTACTGCTGCTGATTTTCTTACTGCCTCATTGGCTCTACGTGCCCATTGCGCTAGTTGCCATTGTGGTTCCCATTAGCATCTTGATGGGAGCCATGACGGGGCTGGGATATTCCTTGAACCTGATTTCCATGTTGATTCCTACCATCCTCATGGTTTACAGTGTGGGAGACGCCGTGCACGTCATCAATATTTTTCACCAGCACGTAAAGGAACATCCCCAACAAGCACGGCAACAGCAAATTGTGGAAGCCTTGCAAAAGAGTCTAAAGCCCTGCTTCTTCACTACCCTCACCACTGTTATAGGTTACCTGGCCCTCTATTTTTCACCATTGCCCGCTTTTAAGATAATGGGCCTTTTCACCTTTGCGGGAATGCTACTGGCCTTTGTATTGGTCTACATCGTGACGGCCATCGGTTTTTATTGGCTTGGCAGCCTAAAACTCGAAGCCCGTGTTCGTAAGATCAATATCAGCGGTATGGTCCAACGCATCAATGGCTGGACTACTCACCGTGCGCCCCTCATTTTGGCCTTGGCGGGATTCGTTGCCATCGGAGGCATATTCGCTGCCTTTGAGCTGGAAGTCAACACCGACTCCCTGAACATGTTGGGCGATGGCAAAGCCAAAACGGACCTCCATGCGATCGAAGCTAAAATTGGTGGAAATGCCCGTTTCCAGATCAATATTCGCAAACGCGATGGTGAGACTTTGCTCAACCAGGAAGACCTGGAAAAACTAGCGGCTTTTCAGCAAAAAATAGACGAGCATCCCCTCCTCGCCACACCTATTTCTATTATCAACTTTAAGACCTTTCTGGAAAACCGCCGTTCTGCACTGGCCGTCTTCAACCCCGTCAACTTGCCCAACCTGCTGGAAGCACAGCCCGACAATGCCAACCCTTTCTTCTCTCTTTTTTCTGAAGATTTTTCGGAAGTAAGCATCGCCGCCAATGTTCGGGAAATCAAAACCAAACAACTGGAAGAACTCCTCGCTACTATTGACCACGACTTTGCTCAAGCTTTTGATCCAAACGATTATGAATTACAAGTGCATGGTTTTCTTGCCCTGTTTGCGCAGTTGAACCAGTTTATTTTACAAACCCAGTTCCGATCTTTCGGACTTGCTTTTCTGATGGCCTTCGTCATCCTGCTCTACTTTATTGGTGATTTAAAAACCACCCTCTTGGCTCTGATCCCCAATTTGCTCCCTATTTTTCTCACCATTATCGTGATGGCTTTATTTGGCATCGCTCTGGAAGCGGCTAATGCTATGCTGGCGCCCATCATGCTAGGTGTAGCGATGGACGATACGATCCATTTGATGAGTAAATACCGGGAACAACGATCAGCAGGCATCCCCGTGACAGGCGCCATAGATCACGCTTTGAATTATACTGGCGGAGCACTGTTTTCTACCACTATTGCCTTGGTTTGTGGCTTTCTCGTAGTGGGCATGAGTGGGGTAATTTCCGTGAGCACCTTTGGCCTGCTTTGTGCTTTTACCGTCCTGACCGCTTTAATTGCTGATATCATCGTTTTGCCTGCACTGCTGAAGAAAAGCGCATAA
- a CDS encoding glycoside hydrolase family 2 TIM barrel-domain containing protein: MRQLKYLLLGSALILGMSLKAQQTGAIKVELVQQDGKWQLLRGGEPYYVNGVGGKDYLDQAVAYGANSLRTWSPDGAQEILDEAHSKGMTVLMGLWVGQERQGFDYDDPKAVKAQLEGFREVVKTYKDHPALLMWGIGNENDLFYSNFKVWNAIEDLASMIHELDPNHPTMTVTAGLDVAEVQLIKERAPSIDIYGVNTYAGLLGVGKELRQFGWEGPYMITEWGPNGHWEVPKTAWEAPIEQTSSQKAAYYQLRYEKGIAEDDEMCIGSYVFLWGHKQETTGTWYGVFLEDGTETEVMDVLEYVWTGEWPKNRAPHINSFTMNGKHVEESVYTQQGDVCTIKIDAYDPDNDKLEYRWELLPESTDIRSGGDAEAKPEAIAFKTVKDENGTLQFRAPLKKGPYRMFLYIYDGNGNAATVNIPFYVKGDS; this comes from the coding sequence ATGAGGCAGTTGAAATATTTATTACTAGGATCGGCACTCATTTTGGGAATGAGTCTTAAAGCCCAGCAGACTGGGGCAATAAAAGTTGAACTGGTACAGCAAGATGGCAAGTGGCAATTGCTGCGTGGCGGTGAGCCTTACTATGTAAATGGTGTAGGTGGAAAAGATTACCTGGATCAGGCAGTAGCTTACGGTGCCAACTCCTTGCGTACCTGGAGCCCTGACGGCGCACAAGAGATTTTAGACGAGGCCCACAGCAAAGGAATGACCGTATTGATGGGCTTGTGGGTAGGGCAAGAGCGGCAAGGTTTTGATTACGATGACCCCAAAGCTGTCAAAGCACAACTGGAAGGTTTTCGGGAAGTGGTCAAAACCTACAAGGATCATCCCGCACTCTTGATGTGGGGAATCGGTAACGAAAATGACTTGTTTTACTCCAATTTCAAAGTCTGGAACGCTATCGAGGATCTCGCAAGCATGATCCACGAGTTGGATCCCAATCACCCTACCATGACCGTTACCGCCGGATTAGATGTCGCAGAGGTACAGCTGATCAAAGAGCGAGCACCCAGCATTGATATCTATGGTGTCAATACTTATGCTGGCCTGTTGGGCGTAGGTAAAGAACTCCGTCAGTTTGGCTGGGAAGGCCCTTACATGATTACCGAGTGGGGCCCCAATGGCCACTGGGAAGTACCCAAAACGGCCTGGGAAGCACCCATTGAGCAGACGAGCAGCCAGAAGGCAGCTTACTACCAGCTTCGCTACGAAAAAGGTATCGCTGAGGATGATGAAATGTGCATTGGCTCCTACGTTTTTCTTTGGGGGCATAAGCAAGAAACCACAGGTACCTGGTACGGCGTGTTTTTGGAAGATGGCACCGAAACAGAGGTGATGGATGTCTTAGAATACGTCTGGACAGGGGAATGGCCAAAGAATCGTGCGCCTCACATCAATAGCTTCACCATGAATGGTAAGCATGTTGAAGAAAGTGTCTACACCCAGCAAGGAGATGTCTGCACCATCAAGATAGATGCTTACGATCCAGACAATGATAAACTGGAATACCGTTGGGAGTTGTTGCCAGAGAGTACCGACATCCGCTCGGGGGGAGATGCTGAAGCAAAACCGGAAGCGATAGCTTTTAAAACGGTTAAGGACGAAAATGGCACCCTACAGTTTCGGGCACCACTAAAGAAGGGGCCATACCGGATGTTTCTTTACATCTATGATGGCAACGGCAATGCCGCTACGGTCAATATTCCTTTCTACGTGAAGGGGGATAGTTAG
- a CDS encoding type II toxin-antitoxin system VapC family toxin, whose product MDYLLDTNLVIIYSRESRIAKKIEDDYKLFDEKNSLAISVVTLGEIDAFIKKLGIGDKRKRKIEEVVSRLAKVSINTKEIITRYGDIDAYSQGKLKRERGNFSARNMGKNDLWIAATASVYDLTLLTTDKDFDHLRGEYLKLEYLDIEKYKG is encoded by the coding sequence ATGGATTACCTACTTGATACCAACCTTGTCATTATTTATAGTCGTGAATCAAGGATAGCTAAGAAGATTGAAGATGATTATAAGTTATTTGACGAGAAAAATAGCCTTGCAATATCAGTTGTTACGCTAGGAGAGATTGATGCTTTCATTAAGAAATTAGGAATAGGAGATAAAAGAAAAAGAAAGATTGAAGAAGTTGTATCTCGATTGGCAAAAGTGAGTATTAATACTAAAGAGATCATCACCAGATATGGTGATATCGATGCATATAGCCAAGGAAAACTAAAAAGAGAGAGGGGGAATTTTTCTGCTCGAAACATGGGCAAAAATGATTTATGGATTGCGGCTACAGCAAGTGTTTATGACCTGACATTACTGACTACCGATAAAGACTTCGACCATCTTCGAGGAGAGTATTTAAAGCTGGAATATCTGGATATTGAGAAGTATAAAGGTTAG
- a CDS encoding serine hydrolase domain-containing protein, with product MTKQQRTQIIRILLLVGTITSMFFVPWILVKAWILPLPATVQEQVNQAIGHGFDGMIVYVDQGGKPPAFYAGGWKDRENKIPADPKSLFKIASISKLYTAVAITKLAYAKRLSLDETLADYFPELVGRIENAEDITLRLMVQHRSGIPNFTNNPTYWENEQENGKKALEFALDLPASFEPDKGYEYSNTNYLLLRKLMDKLLGYSHHQYIKEEILVPLGLNNTFFSLSEVNMDDVMSGYYVGIDTDFKTNENGMLATAEDVGIFIRALNDGTVFKAGEQEIYSSIYEYKHGGLVPGYQSLAEYHQDIDAVVVQFINTTDFQGYEWNLSEIIYSRIVKILRKGDRGE from the coding sequence ATGACAAAGCAACAAAGAACACAAATAATCAGGATACTACTGCTGGTAGGCACTATTACCTCCATGTTCTTTGTGCCATGGATTTTGGTGAAAGCTTGGATATTACCCCTGCCAGCAACGGTGCAGGAGCAAGTCAATCAAGCTATCGGGCATGGATTTGATGGCATGATTGTTTATGTAGACCAAGGAGGAAAACCGCCCGCATTTTACGCAGGTGGCTGGAAAGACCGGGAAAATAAAATACCTGCCGACCCCAAATCCTTATTCAAAATTGCCAGTATCAGCAAGTTGTATACGGCTGTTGCTATCACTAAATTGGCCTATGCTAAACGCCTGTCTTTAGACGAAACGCTCGCTGATTACTTCCCCGAACTGGTGGGCAGGATTGAAAATGCGGAAGACATAACCCTGAGGTTGATGGTGCAACACCGGAGTGGGATTCCAAATTTTACCAATAACCCCACTTATTGGGAAAACGAACAGGAAAATGGGAAGAAAGCCCTTGAGTTTGCTCTTGATTTACCGGCTAGTTTTGAACCGGATAAAGGTTATGAATATTCGAATACCAATTATTTGTTGCTCCGTAAGCTAATGGATAAGTTACTCGGTTACAGCCATCATCAATACATCAAGGAGGAGATATTGGTACCACTAGGTCTGAACAACACCTTTTTTTCGCTCAGCGAAGTGAACATGGACGATGTCATGAGTGGCTACTACGTTGGCATTGATACCGACTTTAAAACGAACGAAAACGGCATGTTAGCTACCGCTGAGGACGTGGGCATCTTTATCCGGGCTTTAAACGATGGCACCGTATTTAAGGCAGGCGAACAAGAGATCTACTCCTCCATTTACGAGTACAAGCACGGAGGCCTGGTGCCTGGCTATCAGAGCCTCGCCGAATACCACCAAGACATCGATGCAGTGGTCGTGCAGTTTATCAATACCACCGACTTTCAGGGATATGAGTGGAATTTATCAGAGATCATCTATAGCCGTATTGTGAAAATTCTGAGGAAAGGAGACAGGGGGGAATAA
- a CDS encoding DUF4249 domain-containing protein, with protein sequence MNKLLYIPAFLLLLASFSCEDVVDIDANFEKSEFVVDAWLNQMDTTQTVYLSLTQDYFQAAAPPAVTDATVTLFNDTKGTQMTFTHQGNGAYEWTPQPGENIGDVGDAFTLSVGYQNWNYEAVSLLNPAPPVDSIVYEFREEELGSPAGIYAQFYARDLPGEGNTYWIKTYKNGVFLNKPSEMNLSADGTFDLGSGTDAIVFIPPIRETINRIPDADTEDDDTVPPYAVGDHIRVEIHAITIPAFRFLGIAQEQMTNGDNSIFALPVANSPSNVVGLEADAPKALGFFNVAMVTAMEVTVE encoded by the coding sequence ATGAACAAGCTCCTATATATTCCCGCGTTTTTATTGCTACTGGCCAGCTTCAGCTGTGAGGATGTGGTTGATATTGACGCCAATTTCGAGAAGTCTGAATTCGTCGTCGATGCTTGGCTCAACCAGATGGATACCACGCAGACGGTGTATCTGTCGCTTACGCAAGACTATTTTCAGGCAGCTGCACCCCCCGCAGTAACCGATGCTACGGTCACCCTGTTCAATGATACCAAGGGCACCCAAATGACCTTCACCCACCAAGGTAATGGTGCCTACGAGTGGACGCCCCAACCCGGTGAGAACATCGGCGATGTGGGCGATGCGTTTACGCTCAGTGTAGGTTACCAAAATTGGAACTACGAGGCCGTATCCTTGCTCAATCCTGCTCCCCCCGTCGATTCTATTGTTTACGAATTTCGCGAGGAGGAGCTTGGTAGCCCTGCCGGCATCTATGCTCAGTTTTACGCTCGAGACCTTCCCGGTGAAGGCAACACCTATTGGATCAAGACCTACAAAAACGGGGTGTTCTTAAACAAACCCAGTGAGATGAACCTCTCCGCTGACGGTACTTTCGACCTAGGATCGGGCACCGATGCCATCGTCTTCATTCCTCCTATCCGCGAAACCATCAACCGTATTCCTGATGCCGATACAGAGGATGATGACACCGTACCCCCTTACGCTGTAGGTGATCATATTCGGGTAGAAATTCACGCGATCACCATTCCGGCTTTCCGTTTTCTGGGTATTGCCCAAGAGCAGATGACCAATGGTGACAATAGCATCTTCGCCCTCCCGGTTGCCAATTCTCCTAGCAATGTAGTTGGTCTGGAAGCGGATGCACCGAAGGCTTTGGGCTTCTTCAATGTGGCGATGGTAACGGCCATGGAGGTGACAGTGGAGTAG
- a CDS encoding TonB-dependent receptor, producing MKTTLTQLSLLLLALALSTLSLQAQEKFSLSGYISDGETGETLIGATVYVPALQQGVTSNEYGFYSLTLPAATYEVEYSYVGFETIKETIELNKNTTLSLELGGSAQQLEEVVVTSEAANRNVSDLQMSTNSMNMETLKKLPALLGEVEVLRSIQLLPGVSTVGEGATGFNVRGGSIDQNLVLLDEAPVYNSAHLFGFFSVFNPDAVKDVELFKGGIPARYGGRLSSILDVRMKEGNSKKLAVNGGVGFIFSRLAVEAPIVKDKASFIVAARRSYIDVLAKPFLNDDLGETTLNFYDLTLKTNYKLNDNNQFFLSGYFGRDNFGFGDAAGFNWGNQTTSLRWNHIFSNKLFANTTLYYSNYEYSIDFGNTAENAFDWTAKIVNTSIKPRFTYYITPNNILRFGGEAINYRFEPANAFISSDGETQDISLDERFALEGGVYVENEQTLGERWQLNYGVRWSYFGLMGKGNAYTFGDAPTPNEGRPLIGIESYSKGELIQDFNNFEPRAAIKYQLSPDNSIKASYNRTAQYIHLLSNTVASTPVDIWLPSTNNVQPQMSDQFAIGYFQNFKDNTYETSIEFYYKNMDHQIDYIDGADLVLNEFVEGQILEGDGRAYGMEVLIQKNKGKFTGWASYTLGRSERLVEGINNDEWYPNRFDQTHNFSLTTFYELSKRLSVSAVFVYNTGTPATFPTSRYTVAGYTIPHVTDGSRNNVRIPSYHRLDLSATLEGKRNEERRWQSSWVFSVYNVYNRRNPFSIYFQQASDRIPVGQPATTEAVRFSVVGNFIPSIAYNFKF from the coding sequence ATGAAAACAACCTTAACTCAGCTTAGCCTGCTGCTATTGGCACTGGCTTTGAGCACCCTATCCTTGCAAGCGCAAGAAAAATTTTCCCTCAGCGGCTATATCAGCGATGGCGAAACGGGCGAAACGCTCATCGGAGCTACTGTTTATGTACCCGCCTTGCAGCAGGGCGTTACCTCTAACGAATATGGCTTTTATTCTCTCACTTTGCCAGCGGCAACTTATGAGGTGGAGTACAGCTACGTAGGTTTCGAAACCATCAAAGAAACCATTGAGCTCAACAAAAACACAACGCTTTCGCTGGAACTGGGAGGTAGTGCCCAGCAACTAGAAGAAGTGGTCGTCACCTCAGAAGCTGCCAATCGTAACGTTTCCGACCTGCAAATGAGCACCAATTCCATGAACATGGAGACGCTCAAAAAGCTTCCTGCCCTCCTGGGCGAGGTCGAAGTATTGCGGAGTATCCAGCTCTTACCTGGCGTAAGTACGGTAGGGGAGGGCGCTACTGGTTTCAACGTCCGCGGTGGTAGCATCGACCAAAACTTGGTACTACTGGACGAGGCTCCGGTTTACAACTCTGCCCACCTTTTTGGCTTTTTCTCGGTCTTCAACCCCGATGCCGTCAAAGATGTAGAGCTGTTTAAGGGAGGGATTCCTGCTCGTTACGGCGGTCGCCTTTCCTCTATCCTGGATGTTCGGATGAAAGAAGGGAATAGCAAGAAGCTGGCCGTCAATGGCGGGGTGGGCTTCATCTTCAGCCGCTTGGCAGTAGAGGCTCCAATCGTAAAAGACAAGGCTTCTTTCATCGTAGCGGCACGCCGTTCTTACATCGATGTGCTGGCCAAGCCTTTTCTGAATGATGACCTGGGTGAGACCACGCTAAATTTCTACGACCTCACCCTCAAAACCAATTACAAGCTCAACGACAACAACCAGTTTTTCCTTTCTGGCTACTTCGGTCGCGATAACTTTGGTTTTGGCGACGCGGCAGGTTTCAATTGGGGTAACCAAACGACCTCACTACGCTGGAACCATATCTTCAGCAACAAGCTTTTTGCCAATACCACACTTTACTACAGTAATTACGAATACAGCATCGATTTCGGCAATACCGCCGAAAATGCTTTCGATTGGACAGCAAAAATTGTCAATACCAGCATCAAGCCTCGCTTTACTTACTACATCACCCCCAACAATATCCTACGCTTCGGCGGCGAGGCCATCAACTATCGTTTTGAACCGGCCAACGCCTTTATTTCCTCGGATGGCGAAACCCAGGATATCAGTCTCGACGAGCGTTTTGCACTGGAAGGGGGGGTCTACGTAGAAAATGAGCAAACCCTCGGTGAGCGTTGGCAACTCAACTACGGTGTGCGCTGGTCTTATTTTGGCCTTATGGGCAAAGGCAATGCTTATACTTTCGGCGATGCGCCAACTCCTAATGAAGGGCGCCCACTCATCGGTATCGAATCCTACAGTAAAGGAGAGTTGATCCAGGATTTCAATAACTTCGAACCCCGCGCGGCCATCAAATACCAGCTCAGTCCCGACAACTCCATCAAGGCCAGCTACAACCGCACCGCACAGTACATCCACCTATTGTCCAATACCGTCGCCTCTACACCGGTAGATATTTGGTTGCCTAGTACCAATAATGTACAGCCCCAGATGTCGGATCAGTTCGCCATTGGCTACTTCCAAAACTTTAAGGACAATACCTACGAAACCTCCATTGAGTTTTACTACAAAAACATGGACCACCAGATCGACTATATCGACGGTGCCGACCTGGTGCTCAACGAGTTCGTGGAAGGCCAGATCCTCGAAGGCGACGGCCGCGCTTACGGGATGGAAGTATTGATACAAAAAAACAAAGGTAAATTCACCGGTTGGGCCAGCTATACCCTTGGCCGCAGTGAACGCCTCGTCGAAGGCATCAACAACGACGAATGGTACCCCAATCGTTTCGACCAAACCCACAACTTCAGCCTTACCACCTTTTACGAACTCAGTAAGCGCTTGTCTGTCAGTGCTGTATTTGTTTACAATACAGGTACACCCGCTACGTTCCCCACCTCTCGCTATACGGTAGCAGGTTATACCATTCCGCACGTTACCGACGGCAGCCGCAACAATGTTCGCATTCCTTCTTACCACCGTCTAGATCTTTCTGCTACCCTCGAAGGCAAGCGCAATGAAGAACGCCGCTGGCAGAGCAGTTGGGTCTTCTCGGTGTACAATGTGTACAATCGTCGCAATCCTTTTTCCATCTATTTCCAGCAGGCTTCCGACCGAATTCCTGTAGGGCAGCCCGCTACCACCGAAGCCGTACGTTTTTCTGTGGTCGGCAATTTCATTCCTTCTATCGCTTACAACTTCAAATTCTAA
- a CDS encoding DUF3185 family protein — MKKLFPIALMVAGIALALFGINTFQESTASVSFLGLDINASDESGQTTAILYLVLGGISLVAGYLMYRK, encoded by the coding sequence ATGAAAAAGTTATTTCCCATCGCGCTCATGGTAGCAGGTATTGCCCTTGCCCTTTTTGGTATCAACACGTTTCAGGAATCTACGGCATCGGTCTCGTTTCTTGGCCTAGACATCAATGCTAGCGACGAATCAGGACAAACCACCGCTATTCTTTATCTCGTCTTGGGCGGGATAAGTTTGGTCGCTGGTTATTTGATGTACCGCAAATAA
- a CDS encoding phenylacetate--CoA ligase family protein has product MFYNPSVETLPLGKLRQLQSERLRIQVNRLYEKVPFYRQQFIAAGILPGDIKGIEDLARLPFTRKNDLRDHYPYGMFATPMEEVRRIHASSGTTGKPTVVGYNQHDLGVFNEVVARSLVAAGARPGMRLHNAYGYGLFTGGLGMHGGATRLGMAVIPVSGGMTDRQLTILQDFAPEVICCTPSYAQTLAAECARRGIDPAGLNVRYAVLGAEPWTEAIRQQVEVGLQVSATNIYGLSEIMGPGVSQEDVDEKGTGSYVWEDHFFPEIVDKATGQPLPYGEEGVLVFTTLTKQTFPLLRYWTNDICSLHYDPNGKRTHIKMAAIKGRADDMLIIRGVNLFYTQVEEVIEQMDFLVPNYRLIVTREGTMDQIEVLVEVAPGQDATNTDFAVALSQKIKNTIGLSMKISLQTYGSIPGSEGGKLSRVEDRR; this is encoded by the coding sequence ATGTTCTACAACCCCTCCGTCGAAACGCTCCCGCTAGGAAAACTTCGCCAATTGCAAAGCGAGCGACTGCGTATACAGGTCAACCGCTTGTACGAAAAGGTGCCTTTTTACCGTCAGCAGTTCATTGCAGCGGGCATATTGCCTGGTGATATCAAAGGTATTGAAGACTTAGCTCGTTTGCCTTTTACGCGAAAAAATGATCTTCGGGATCACTACCCGTATGGGATGTTTGCGACGCCGATGGAAGAAGTACGTCGTATCCACGCCTCGAGTGGTACCACGGGCAAGCCTACCGTCGTAGGCTACAATCAGCATGATTTGGGGGTATTCAATGAGGTGGTGGCTCGTTCGCTAGTGGCTGCGGGTGCTCGCCCCGGTATGCGGCTCCACAATGCCTACGGATATGGTTTATTTACCGGAGGATTGGGTATGCACGGTGGTGCTACTCGCCTGGGGATGGCCGTTATTCCGGTGTCGGGAGGAATGACGGATCGGCAACTGACAATTCTTCAGGATTTCGCGCCAGAGGTGATTTGTTGTACCCCTTCTTACGCGCAGACGCTTGCCGCGGAATGTGCCCGAAGAGGTATAGATCCTGCGGGGCTCAATGTTCGCTACGCGGTACTGGGGGCAGAACCCTGGACGGAAGCCATTCGCCAACAGGTAGAGGTAGGACTACAAGTCAGTGCCACCAATATTTATGGGCTCAGTGAAATCATGGGCCCCGGTGTTTCGCAAGAAGACGTCGACGAAAAAGGCACGGGCAGCTATGTGTGGGAGGATCATTTCTTTCCCGAAATTGTTGACAAAGCTACTGGTCAGCCATTGCCATATGGCGAAGAAGGAGTACTGGTATTTACTACCCTGACTAAGCAAACCTTCCCCTTGTTGCGTTATTGGACCAACGATATCTGTAGCCTGCACTACGACCCCAATGGCAAGCGTACCCACATCAAGATGGCGGCGATCAAAGGCCGTGCGGATGATATGCTGATCATTCGAGGCGTAAATCTGTTTTACACCCAAGTGGAAGAGGTCATTGAACAAATGGATTTTTTAGTTCCTAATTATAGACTCATCGTCACCCGAGAAGGAACCATGGACCAAATTGAAGTACTCGTGGAAGTGGCCCCCGGCCAGGATGCGACAAATACGGATTTTGCGGTAGCGCTTTCGCAAAAAATCAAAAATACCATTGGTTTGTCGATGAAAATAAGCCTACAGACTTATGGCAGTATTCCTGGCAGTGAGGGCGGGAAACTATCCCGGGTAGAGGATCGCCGCTAA
- a CDS encoding RidA family protein, whose amino-acid sequence MPMQFREINRWCLVATLFILIGACGNSEDSVLQERPGTPIFHPTHEPSKTNAPYSDIVQVDNLYFLAGQIGKDHTTGTLVEGGIEAETRQCLENIKAVLAQHDMTMANVVKALVILDDINDFAAFNEVYKTYLPQKPARTTFAAEALAAGAKIEIEVVAVGE is encoded by the coding sequence ATGCCCATGCAATTCAGAGAGATCAACCGTTGGTGCCTTGTGGCTACCCTTTTTATTTTGATCGGAGCTTGTGGCAACTCGGAGGACTCAGTTCTTCAGGAACGACCCGGTACCCCCATCTTCCACCCTACACATGAACCCAGCAAAACCAATGCGCCCTACAGCGATATCGTTCAGGTTGATAATCTCTACTTTCTGGCGGGCCAGATAGGGAAAGATCATACCACAGGCACTTTGGTAGAAGGAGGTATTGAAGCCGAAACCCGGCAGTGCCTGGAAAATATCAAAGCCGTCTTGGCACAACACGATATGACGATGGCCAATGTTGTCAAAGCGCTGGTCATCCTGGATGATATCAATGATTTTGCAGCTTTTAATGAGGTATACAAAACCTATCTGCCCCAAAAGCCCGCCCGAACGACCTTCGCCGCCGAAGCCCTGGCTGCTGGTGCCAAGATCGAAATTGAAGTCGTGGCGGTAGGGGAGTAG